Part of the Poecilia reticulata strain Guanapo linkage group LG2, Guppy_female_1.0+MT, whole genome shotgun sequence genome is shown below.
GCTGAAAAGATcaaagaaaaaatctgccagGACTGATCAAGATTTGTCTCAGGCTATTGCAGAACCCGAGGCCTCTCCCCTAAGTCAGAGAGCCCCGTCACCAGCCAGGTCATGGGACAGCAATCAAGAGTATAGCCCGAGCCAAACCCCCATTCCAAGTCCACAGTTCAGTTACAGTAATGATAACAGCCCAGTTCCTAGCCCCGGTTACAGCTACTGCCCAAGTCCCAGCCCTTTCCCCAGCACCTGTCCAAGTCCTACCCCTAGTCAACAACATAGCCCACCTCCAAGTCCAGTTCTAAGTGTTTGCCCCAGTCCTTGTGGAACACCGAGGACCAGTCGTAGCCCAAGCCCTATACCTAAACATCCCCCAAGAAGTCCTAGTCCCACCTTACCCACTCCATCACGGGGTTTTCACTACCATGGGAGTCAGAGTCAGAACCAGTCGCATTCTATTCTAACATCTACCCCCCACAGGACTAAAATAAGACCATGGATTGCACCATTGCCTGGCACCAGTTTAAAGAGTAAGCCCACGAGTAACATTCATCTTCAACCGCCTTATCAGCTCAAGCCTAAGAATCATCACACACAAGACCAAGTCCAAAGCCAAAGCAAGTTGAAAGATTTTGGAGGCTTAAATTCCCAATTAAATCTCAATCAAAAATCTACACACAAGCCTACTTCATATCCAAGAACTAAACAGCTTTCCAACGCCCCCAAAACTAAAAATCCAACACATTTTGATCAAATCCAAGGCAACCAATCCAAACCCAAGCCACTGCCACCATTTCAACAACCTTCACAGCAAAGCCCCAAAAGAACAAAGCATTTAGTGCCTACTGGCTGTGAAACCAACACAGCTCCCAGTACTCATTCCACATCTGCCAGTAAAGCTACTAGAAATTCTGTTACTGGGTCAACCTCTGGACCATTCTCTAACCTTATACACTGGACAAAGCTGTGGGAAGCTACAAACTCAAACCCCACGCATCCAAACCATGCCAAAACCTCACAAAGGAAACCTCAGTCTAAGGAACAGGAAGTAGTTCAGAGAAAACCTCATCCGACCCAAGCAGAGAGGAGAATACATGAAAGCAAGGAGGATAGACATCATCATGAAAAACAACTAGGGAAACTAGAACGAAAGGAAGACAGAAGGCTGGCGGAGGAGCAGCTACTAAGACGCCCCTGGATCCAAAGTTCAccagaagaagaggaggaagaggaggaaagaaTAACAGAACAGCAAGGTGGGAGAAAGAAcacaggaagaggagaaaatagGAGGAAGGGGGAGCAGGCAAAGGAAGAATGGAAAGCGGTCAGACAAGTGCCTTCTAACGACAAACAACACCGCCTTCGAGAGAGTTTAGACTGTCAAGGCAGGACAAAAAAGGGAAGAAGATGTGAGGAGAAGAGAGAAGTAATCAGAGACCAATCACCCTTATTATCCACACACTCCCCACCTCCCCAGAGGCCATCCTTcaactcctcctcctcatcatcatcttccACAACCTCCTCCAACTCAGACTCTGAATCTGAATATCTTGGCACTATCCCCAAGGTTTCAGCTGAGTCCACTTCTCACAGGAGAGTCACCAAGACAGGGAACCAAGCTCCAAGCAGACCTGAGACTACCAGGCCTAAGGCAGTACACCCCAGACGACACAGCTCAGATAATCCATGTGAGAGGCAGAAAAGTGAGGCAAAGAAAAGGCTCTATACACTAGTCCCTTTTGGACGAGGGGAAAAAACTCCTTCCACCGCCCAACGGGGGCTACGAAATCTGGTGGTGCAGATAGACCTCTGTCTTCTCAAGAGAGTCCCGGACAGTCCCACAGATTCCACTGGTAAAAAACTATCCCCTTCCAAATCATCTTCATTGATGAAGGAAAAATCTAAGGAGGCTATGAAACACGTTTATGACCCTGAGACCTCCATTACAGATGGCAAAAGGAAACGCAAggtagaaaacaaatgtttcacttttatctTGAGACAATAAACCAAGAAGAGTATTTTCTACACATTAATAtgacacagaaatgtttcatgtctacttgttctttgttgttttgtcacCAGCTAGAGAACGGCGTAACGCAAAGAGAAACCAAGAGGAGTCTTCTTTATCCAAGCGAGACACCAGGGCAGAAAGAACCTTCATCATTACCAGCTGAGAACATCATTACTGAGACTGTGCACAATGGGTAATAACACCTTACATCATGAAAGCACTTCTAGGCACTTCTAGTTTACGTTGCATGCCGTTGAACTATCTACATGTCAACTAGTTATTGGAAGCATGGCAGGAGAGAGTCATTTTTGTCCATCACAACCATAAATGTGGGGAGTCCATTGAACTCTGCTTTAACTGGAACCAAGTTCCTTAGTCAGATGAGAGTAAAACTGAGTTTTCTCAACATCCCCGGTGGGTTTGAATATGTGGAATAGCACCCTATACTGTGTGTTAAGGGTAGTAGAGGCAGTGATGGTTTTTGGTATTGGCCATCTGGGAAGTTGCCCCAAGTGATATTAGAAATGGAAGAAGTACACAGAGCAAATGCAAATATCAAACTTATCTGCCAGCTGCACCTTGAATAAGTTTtctactgctttttttttgccatgtatAATTTTGGGTTTCAAAGGAATCTGTGGATGTGTTTCCTTGAAGATACCTGGAGGAGTTCTTGGACAACAAGAGGCCAGTGTCTCCCTTGTCTCCCTTGTCTCCACTGCCCCAGAGCCCTGAACCCACCAGGCCCGTCTCCAAAGCAAAGACAACTACCGAACAGCAACAGTCCCGGGCACAGAAGAGCAAAGACAAGAGCAGAGATGCAGATGTAAAGGTGACATCTTGGCTCATAAACTTTTGTTTAGACAACTCTTCCCCGTGCAACATTTGGTCTCATTTAGCCATGTTCTGTGCAGCCCAAGACTGAGGTGGAGTGTGTAAAAGTATCAAGGCAGCATCAGCCACTACCCGAGTCCACCTGGGGACCAGCTGGTCACAGAGGGACCGTACCAAGCCAAGAAATGTGAGTCTTCAAAACAGCCTCCGCACTGCTTTCAGTTTACTTATAAAACTGAGATAATTCAACTTACTGGTGACAAAACATCACCAGGTTTTAACCATGTATGCTCAATTTTCTCATAGTTCTCACCATGCTGAGTACTACTTACATGAAGCTAAACGAATGAAGCACCGTGCTGATGCAATggtgagtttttaaaatttggtgCAATAATACGTTTTTTACTGTGATATTAtacaataaattttaataaatactaaaaaacttttctttttttttctttttttttactagaaaaGTATGCAAGAGTTTAGTGGTTGTTTCAATCAGGCATTCAAAGCAGCAATGCTTGCAAATTACAGTAACAAAAAGGATCACCATAACAATCACTGTGGCATTTCgaacttttatttgaaacatctCTTTTATTGTTAGTGGGGAAAACATCTAcctttgaattatttaagtGTAGATCCATTAAAATCATATCCTGATAATctgtcttattttaaacaaaacacgCAAATACAGAAATAACCTTGAATTTGCAACGTTTTTCAATAGACGCTTTCACAATTTATGTTCTGAACAGGACAAATGAATGCTTCTTGAACACGGCTggctgttgttttcttcatttgcttttgttacTCGCCTTTTTCAGGTGGACAAGCTCGGAAAAGCTGTTAACTACGTCGATGCAGCTCTGTCCTTCATGGAATGTGGGAAGGCGATGGAGGAGGGGCCACTCGAGGCAAAGTCTCCTTTCACCATGTATTCTGAGACAGTGGAGCTGATCCGGTAAATTACATCTACTGAACGTTgccaaaacaaatgtaatttcaaGATAAAAAACTTGACTGTTCACTATGTGTTTTAAGGTACGCAATGAGGCTCAAGGGTCACTCTGGCCCTGGAGCGAGACAGGAAGACAAACAGCTGGCAGTGCTGTGGTGCGTTTGTCATCCTCTCTGTTTACGCCACATCTGTCACTGCGACAAAGGATGAGCATTTTGAGAACGGTTTTGCGGTCTGTCTGTGTTTACAGTTTCAGATGCCTTGCCCTCCTTTACTGGCAGATGTTTCGCTTAAAAAAAGATCATGCATTAAAGTACTCCAAAGTGCTGCTCGACTTTTTCAAGGTATATCTAATGACACAAACGTCACTGCTTAGTGGAATAGTAAAATTTTGGTACGTGTGGCtgcatacattttgttttggtcttaTTATAGAGTTCTCCCAAAGTGCCTACAACGCCACCCGGCTGGATGGACTCTGGGAAGTGAGTGGATAATAACTAGGCTTCCACGTTTAACCGTTTTGGCTTCCTCTGTTTTATCCTTTGAAATGATACTGATTGGCTTCGCTCTGCTGCGCATGTCTTTTCACTCCCAGGCCTACAGCAGGACTCCCGTCCTCACTGTCACCCACTGCAAAACACCACAGACGGGGTTCAAATGAGGGCAGCAGCTCTGCGTCGCTCATAAGCATACCCCAGCGCatccaccagatggcagcaaaCCACCTGAACATCACCAACAGTGTCCTGTACAGCTATGAATACTGGGAGGTGGCAGACAACCTCGCAAAGGagaataaaggtaaaaaaatatatatatatatatatatatatgctgctttgtaaaaaaaatttaatataataattaaaacctTAAACTTCCATTTTCTGTGGGTGaattttttgtgataaaccaacacaaattagtgcATAGTTATGAATTGGCGGAAAACAGGATacatggctttttatttttcttcgcCACCTATACTCTGATAGGCTTACATAATAATAGTGCAGTGCAATGATTTGGTGTCAGACATAGGAGAAGTCTGGCCTTTGTGGAAGAAGAAAGTCGATGTTGTTCTAACAATTTATATAGGTAAATACAGGGCAAATCATGTTTTATAGGCCAAGACTTGCTGACACTCCGCATCCACCTCAAATGAAATTGAGCTATTTCGCAAAGAAGAAAGAGCCATAATTACAGTCTGTATGAGCAAAGCTGATAGAGATATTGAATAACATGAATGACACTCTCAGgtattaatttgttaaaaaggCTTTTCAAATCATGcatcctgtttctgtttcataattatgtgttgctttgtgttgatctgtcacataaaatcctaaataaaatgcactgacGGAACTagtaatatatatatgtatatataaacatttaattttgtcttatcaTTGCAGAATTCTTCAATTACTTGAATACTTTATCTGGGCCATTGACTCTTCACAGTAGCATTGCTCACGCTGTTCAGTACACCAGGCAGGCTCTTCAGTGGATACGCATTAGTGCCAAATTGAACTGATTCCAACAGAGGATTTCTTCTTAGCCGGCCAAGCTGCTCCTCAAGCTTaattctgctgtaaaaaaaaaaaaaaaaaaaaagactgcagaTCTCCAAACAGCTGTGAGGAAAGCACTGATAACCAGTGTGGTGTGTCAAAATGGacttaaataaaatctcactaAGCCACAAACCGCCCTTGTCGAACGTTGGGATGTAAACACCAGCATTATGTGTGTAAAGCCTTCTGAAGGACCAGTTTTGCAACGTTCTTCCTCGTTGTTGGATTACTCTGAAGAGTTGTCTGTTCAGCAACTAATTAAGGTctcaattttttattattttttttttgccaaatgaaCCCTGAACCTCAAAGGACAGTGAAACTTGTCTGTGTTTtagactttgttgtttttcaccaaAGATTGTCTCTGGATGCAAAACAAGAGAATATGgtcaaaaaaaacactgatcgACCATGCATCGCTCTCAAAGAGGGGAAATTCTTGAAgtgatttttcctttaaagtgTCTTATACTTtcacttcttctgttttttactGTGCAATATTTGATAGATCATCTTAtttgtaagaagaaaaaaataaactgagaatgaataatatattttgttgttgtgaatCTTGTGAGAGATTTAGTCTAACAGTCAGGATCTGGATTTCTCCTCATTTACTTCAATGCATTAAAGACTTTGGAGtattgaattatgtttttttttttatccacatgGTCAAAATACTTATGCACATGCATACACATATGCACCCTAAATGGCTCTCTGTCTTGTAAGTAGTTTTACTTCAACCACACTCTTTTTTTATCACCAAACACCTGGCCAAGTTTTAGACTGATATTTGACCACACCTCTTGGCAGAAGTTGTTGAATTGAGaagaaaagtaaagtttattccATAGACTTTAAATGCAATTCATCTGTACTACTGACTGATTGTGAGGGCATGGGATGGGCTGGGACCATCCCATGATGCTGTCAACACCATGCTTAACATTTTGTACAGTGTCCTTTGGTTCAAACGACTCAATTCAACTTCTTCCAAACAGTCTCCTTGTCATTGTGGGACCATTATCTCGGTCTTTATATGCCATAAAAAGTGATCAATTAACCATCTAGAACGACTCTTGCTTGGTGTTTGTTGATTATTACAAATAATGTGTCAAGGTGGTACATATTGCTTAGGgaagtttatataaaaaatatattttggggTGTATGCATAGTATGTTTCGTTCTTTGATTCTGGTATAAATAACATCACAGTCAACATAATTTAGCTTGTGGGCaggaaagttagaaaaaaaaataatatcaagGCAAAAGTatcttaaaatatattcaatataAGAGGTGAAGTCAATTGTTGCATTAAAACRTAGCCCTTTCAGGACAATATATGTGCACAAGGTACAGTGCCAATTTTCTGATtgataattttttgtttgtttgttgttgttttctttaacgTTCACATTGACTGTAAGATGTAAGATTTTCAAAAGCACTCAAATGGTGAAACATCCAAAGCAGGTGAATAATTTTGCAGGCAttgctaaataataaataaaatttttactacaaaaaaaaagcatgcttgGCATCATAAGGGTTCGGCTTGGGTCAgtcaaaagaaagacaaatgatGTGATGTCAACAGGTTTCCTTCTACATTATGTGTAAAAGCACACACGTCCACTGACTGTCACAACCAGACATGTGACTCAGGCCAGTTGCTCAGAGCTCAGATGAGAAACCACTACTGCACCAACATGTTAGAGGAACCGAAGCGCTCAGCATCAGATGTCTGGTGCCATAGCAACAGAGATCATCCAATAAGAAGAGTCTTTGGGATAGCATCAAACAGCATCGTGACTTTTCTTTAGAATACGAGGTCTAATTTACATAAATTCAGCGTTAAGCTTCATCTTGACTGTGTTCTAATAACTGAAGAATGACGCTGTCGTTTAACGGGCTGGTTTTAAACTAGATtatattttcatcatatttccTGTTGTCAGTCCCCTCGAGACGAGACAGCCAAGAGTCCACGTGTCCAAAACAAATCAAGCTCTCAGGTGGTTGAGCTCATTTTTTTYCCCCctcaaaggaaacaaaaggtTACTGTCACCACAGCAGGACTATATAATGTCCGGATTGGTGAGGTCTCAGGGCAATAGATCACAAAATCAAACGGTACATCTAACAAAAATCCCTGACAAGACTGATGGTAGCGTAACAAACAGGCAGCACAAAAACAACCTCACAGCCTGATTGAGAGCAAGCAGCTTCTACAATATAAACAGGCAGTAAGCTTCTTAGCAGACAATTTGGTTTTTCGGAAACGAGACTGTGTGGGTTATAAGTGTTCAGATTCACAATAACTACCGTGGTACATTCAGATGACATTTCTTCGATTGTCCGCGTAGTGGCGCTATAACACCGAGTGAAGCTGCAAAACAAGAAGCCGGTGGAATGGCGTTTTGTTAAGCTACCTGACGAACGTCATAATGTCGGAAGTTGAGCctatcttgttttgtttcaaaataaatgaYACCTTGGTTaagaaaactgaattaaagATACTTTCTTGAGAYTAGTGCTAAATCTTTCTATATTTGcatagtatttatttaaatgctaaaaTGAACCTAAACACTACGAGAAAAACCAATGAGTCACTATAAAGYAGCTGATTTGTGCGTGAGATggattacattatttattttgtcattagcTTTTACACttgtttaatgttatttttaaacaggcaGTTTACACATAACTTTACATTCATGtctgattacattttctttctttctttttttaaaaaaaatcaggtgtCATGATTactcatttttacaaaaaaaaacttctttttttttaaatctctttttaaaattatttgatttacttatttactttcGGAATGTCTACCtgttaaatgtgttaattttttttgtctactcAACTGAATAGCAacaaccttttattttgaatgaaagCACCGGAAGTTCCGCATCGCTTGGTTTCACGTTcgcagagagaaaaaagaggtAAATGGATCAGGCGGTTGAAATGGAGAGCGAAAGGATTGGGAGGGTGaccaaaaatattcaagagACATGGCGTGGTTGCGTGACACAATAGGAGGATCTCACCTCACCAAAAGCAGGACTTTTCTGAGGAACAAAGTGAAGACCGTGGCTGTGAGCTGCCTGTCTGTRGGGTCTTCATTTCGCTTTGCTCTCTAACCTCGTTTAactcaaacagcagcagcagcagcagcattgggcagcctttctgctcagCGGTATCTGCAGAGAGAAGAGTGTGGCCAGCAGCCTCGTCTGACAGCTTAAAAGGTACAACACAAAGAACTACAAGATGACTTTTGCTGGCGGGACCGTAGTTTGTTTACACACATGATTACCGCTGCACTGAAGTTGCTCAGACACGYACTCTGTTCGTTGTTTGCCAGCTAATTTCGCCTGTATTGTTGTGTTAGCAAGTACAGAGAGAACATTTCCAGCGGTCCTTATTAAACTGACAGGATGRTAAAGCGACGTGCTGCTCTGTAATGTATTTAATTCCTGGAgctaagctaatgttagcagcATGTTGCTTTTGTGACCTGTCTGTCAGAGGGAGAAAGTCTGTCCAGGCATGCCttttggggggggggcaaaCAGCTCCGCTAACGCCAGCCAAAGTCATAACATTTGCTCTGAAATGATATCAGTGCATGCGTTATGAAAGATTWTTAGTTAATTATAGCAAATCTGTCAGTGTTATgcgttaaaaataaaataaaaaaaacctaacagtTCAGCATTGTTGACATTTCCAGAATGTCTTAATGCAGCATCAGATAATCTGAGTAgtccatattttcatttttacttgtaTACCATTCCTGACATTTGGCTTTCCTTGTGTTTACAGAAAGCTCAGTATGAGTCGAGATGGTTGGATGAGAAAGAGAGCCAATGGCAGCGATGACAATGGTTGGGGAGAAAGGGTGAGTACATCCAGCTGTGAGAGCTTCGCAAAGAACCAGAGACATGCATGGCAAAACATGGAAATAATGGGGAATATGTGTGTCCCACCCCTTTTTAATATTGCCAAGACCGACATGAACCTGAAGTTGTAGAGAAGCCTAAAGGTTAGGTGACTTCTAAAAAGAATTTATTgcactgcattttattcaggGGCTCCCGAACCACACTAAAAAAATCATAACCATGCATAATTTGACTTCCGCTTCACAATTATGTTATACGCTTTGTTAGTCAGTCACTTAAAATTCCAGTGCAAGATTGAATAGGTTGCAGTTCACTGTATCCTCTAatccaggggtccccaaactttttcctgtgagggccacatgactttttccttctctggtgggggccggagtcagtttgtaacagaaaaagtgtgacgattgcaggagtgcctaaatataaaaaattattgttttccagaaagcacaatcaaataaccctctttGAGTTCTTCgcagaaaaaaagtcaggaaataaataataacactattaatgaaataaataataaccaaataaccctctctgggttcttcacagaaaaaaatccaggaaataacactattaaataaatactgtattttccagactgtAAGCACCCCcaaagtttttctaaaaaaaaccataagccgcagatatctctgccatTCTAGGTTTCccacaatgatgcagcagcagcacccaacatttgagtcattacaggtcaattgaatatcacatttattatggttgacaaaaaaagttaccacgtttagatttaactgaactgattactgtagtttccgaacggtaactgtaacagtaaaagtgctgatccttcgtgttgctactagcatgtgctaaatgaaaatgagcttcttcttcttcttctttgtcttcttcttctgtttttagatttcaacagcagcttgcgtccattattgttgcactactgccatctactggatcctaatatctatacctcaaattctcataatgatcccagtattatttaaaaaacaaaaaatcttctttttcccttcaatgctatttaaatgatcaacaacattctcaaatttcaattccctataaaacctaattccgttttaatgggcgctttcttcttttatttccaattttgacttcgaGTGATTCAcctcctgctaaagagccccctgatGGTTGAAGAATAATCCACATATGAGCCGCACCcggctataagccgcatggttcaaagcttaggaaaaaagtagcggcttatagtccggaaaatacggtatatggaaaaaaaaatctaaatgctctctggtattgtgcAGGGGGGCCGCACCAAATGTTGAGgcgggccggattcggcccgcgggccgtagtttggggactaCTGCTCTAATCCCATGTTCCCCTCGTGTTCTAACAGCCTAACAACTTGAAGGATATACATATTATAGTCTGAATAAATGTGCTCAATAATACCCCAGAAGATTTATAAAAACTACTCAGATGTTACATCAACTAAAAACAGTCTGGGTATCAGGTTACTCTAAATGGCATAGCTAAATTAAACCTTTTGCATGGCTACAAATTCGGCTATAATGTCATGTTTAAAAAGGTCTGTCAGTCAACATATGGTGTGGTTTTTATGTGCTAGTCCAAGTAAATGATTAATATCCTGTGTATATAAACCTTCTGTATGCTCAGTCTTATTTAGTTTCATATCATGTTCTTTCTACGCAAGTCGTTTAGCTCTGATCAGTCACTAAATGTTGCGTCATGTAAATTAGATGTATTTATATCCTGATTCCTCTTGGGTTTCTAAACGTCccttactcttttttttttgttttgttttgctttgccgAATTTCTGTTGGTGCAGGGCGGCTACATGGCTGCCAAGGTTACCAAGCTGGACGAGCAGTTCAAGCTCAATGCCACcagagaaaagcagaaggaaGGAACCGGCTCCAGCATCTTCAGTGGGGTGTCTATCTATGTCAACGGATACACAGGTACAAGCAAATACTCTGCTCACTTGGTTTGTATTTCATGGCTCTTTGTTATCCCTCGTGTTACCAGTTATCCAAACCAACACTTATTTGTACCTGCACACAAATTATTGCCTGCCCATGCccgtttatttttttccttacacGCAAGTATGCCATGGATTATAAAGATAAACAGTCTTGCAAATGTTCAAATATCATGTGTTATTTAATCGTTGAAAACTTTCTATTTCTATTGCTCGTCGTTCATGCCCTGTCTAATGCCAGGTGGCTGAGTGTGACAGACATGGCGGCGTACTCTTTCCTCACTCTCCTCTCGtcgatgaatgaatgaatgaatgtgtcGCTGTTTTGTCCTTCTAATCAGACCCGAGTGCAGACGAGCTCCGCCGGCTGATGATGCTGCACGGGGGTCAGTTCCACATCTACTACTCTCGCTCAAAGACCACCCACATCATCGCCAATAACCTGCCCAACTGCAAGATTCAGGAGCTCCGAGGGGAAAAGGTCATCAGGCCAGAGTGGATCACTGACAGGTGTGTTTAGTACAAAacaagagttgtttttttttttttgttttttttttatcgaatGCAAACATGAGCTGAAATCTGCGTTCCTTTGGTTCATCCAGCATCAAGGACGGCCGTCTCCTCCCTTGTTTCAAGTACCAGTTGTATGCTAAGCAGAAGAACACGCTGTTCCCCGCCGTGATTCTGCGCCACACCTCAGAGATGTCCGAACCGAGCCATTGTCCCCTTCAGCTGAGCAAGCATCAAAAGCCTCTTTTGCCACCGCACAACACAGAGCCCTCTGTTCCCCGCAGCGGGGGATCCTCAAACAACCCCTTCCCTGTCCCCGGCTGCAGCGAAGCCGAGCCTCAGTCCGTCCGCCGCAGCTCCAAGGCGAGCTTGGATTGCCACCACCCGAGTCATCTGAAATCGAGTCAACTCGTTTCAGGTTCCCTGCACACAAGCCGATCCTTACACAAGTACCCCCTTCCCAACAAGGGCCACGCAAAGCTCCCGCACAAGTCTCCCGGTTCTGCTCACGTGAACGACGAAGACTTAAAAATGTGAGCGTTTTCATGAAATTACTAATTGgatgctttttatttcctttttatgaaGCAGTTCCggcttttaatttaatatccCATGTTTGGTTAAGATGTGACAATTTGCTCTCTTTTGCTTTCCCTAGAAATGGAGTTCTCCAGGCCTCACCGGATACCTCGAGCCATTCTAAAATGATGGAAATGCAAGAGCGCGGAGATCCTTGTCCTGTCGGGGCCTCGGCTGCTGTGGGAGAAGCCCCCCTGACCAACGGACACGCTCACCTTTTTAACGGTGCCTTAAAGCCAGAGGGCTCGTCCCCTGTTGCAGATCCTCGCTCCTCTGACGGGGACGCGTCCACATGTAGAGCAAAGAGTTCAACAGAGAAACCTCAGAGTTCTTCAGTGCAGTCACACGCCAAACCTGATCCGTACGAGTTCCCCCCAAGCCCTCCAAAGCAATCAGACTCTCTTCCTATTCGCTTGGAGCAATCCAGCACACAAGACGGAGGCCTTTGCGACCCCAAACCTCCATCGTCCTCCGCTCACGAGGCTTTGAGGGCCAACGAACCCCAGACGCCTCTGAAATGTCTCCGACCTCCCGCTCATGTTGAGCCAATTTCGGAGCAGACTTCCCAACCTCCTCCTTCTTGTTCCCTTTCGTCCGTCAGATTAAACGGAAGTCGCCACAAAGCGTTTCTGACCGACGCCCCTCTCCCGAACGCGGCCCGCGTAGCAGCCAAGCCCGATCCTCCCACCGAGGCGCCCTCGGCCTCCACGTCCTCGGACCAGCTGCTGGAGCAGACGGGCGGTCTGATCTCTGAGTTTTACTCTCACTCGCGTTTGCACCAGATCTCCACTTGGAGGATCGCTTTCTCCGAGTATGTCAACGAACTACACAGCAAACGGAAGACTGAGGGGAGTCCATCCTACCCCGGGAAAGAGCGACTGAGGAAGTCTATGGCACAGCGATCCACACATGGACAAGGTGGGCAAAAGGAAGTTATTCTTGccttctcttttttatttcataatgatGTCTTTTGAATTTTCCCCAAAAATTAAGaacgttttttcttttgtttttttttaccatttatagATTAATGTATGTGCCACAATTAGGGGTGTGCGAGATGGCcaaaaaatattacaacatatattttaaaatacctcTAAAGATATCACATCACATTAGTGCtccacattttctgcttttcttttttcctttttttcttctgatttgtccaaacaaatatgtaacagctttttatttttactttcccTTGTAAACAGgaaagtagaataaaaaaaaaaaatat
Proteins encoded:
- the aff3 gene encoding AF4/FMR2 family member 3 — its product is MARPPYVAPHKSMLADDLKISSDEDDTQRAIHESASWDRHSLTDSLSAQRAHTHGXRVRHSSSDSSDSDSSAESGSSLRSRSPSPELHPDPPSPASVQPLCNNKEIDHRSTTQWQLDKWLKRSKKKSARTDQDLSQAIAEPEASPLSQRAPSPARSWDSNQEYSPSQTPIPSPQFSYSNDNSPVPSPGYSYCPSPSPFPSTCPSPTPSQQHSPPPSPVLSVCPSPCGTPRTSRSPSPIPKHPPRSPSPTLPTPSRGFHYHGSQSQNQSHSILTSTPHRTKIRPWIAPLPGTSLKSKPTSNIHLQPPYQLKPKNHHTQDQVQSQSKLKDFGGLNSQLNLNQKSTHKPTSYPRTKQLSNAPKTKNPTHFDQIQGNQSKPKPLPPFQQPSQQSPKRTKHLVPTGCETNTAPSTHSTSASKATRNSVTGSTSGPFSNLIHWTKLWEATNSNPTHPNHAKTSQRKPQSKEQEVVQRKPHPTQAERRIHESKEDRHHHEKQLGKLERKEDRRLAEEQLLRRPWIQSSPEEEEEEEERITEQQGGRKNTGRGENRRKGEQAKEEWKAVRQVPSNDKQHRLRESLDCQGRTKKGRRCEEKREVIRDQSPLLSTHSPPPQRPSFNSSSSSSSSTTSSNSDSESEYLGTIPKVSAESTSHRRVTKTGNQAPSRPETTRPKAVHPRRHSSDNPCERQKSEAKKRLYTLVPFGRGEKTPSTAQRGLRNLVVQIDLCLLKRVPDSPTDSTGKKLSPSKSSSLMKEKSKEAMKHVYDPETSITDGKRKRKLENGVTQRETKRSLLYPSETPGQKEPSSLPAENIITETVHNGYLEEFLDNKRPVSPLSPLSPLPQSPEPTRPVSKAKTTTEQQQSRAQKSKDKSRDADVKPKTEVECVKVSRQHQPLPESTWGPAGHRGTVPSQEISHHAEYYLHEAKRMKHRADAMVDKLGKAVNYVDAALSFMECGKAMEEGPLEAKSPFTMYSETVELIRYAMRLKGHSGPGARQEDKQLAVLCFRCLALLYWQMFRLKKDHALKYSKVLLDFFKSSPKVPTTPPGWMDSGKPTAGLPSSLSPTAKHHRRGSNEGSSSASLISIPQRIHQMAANHLNITNSVLYSYEYWEVADNLAKENKEFFNYLNTLSGPLTLHSSIAHAVQYTRQALQWIRISAKLN